The segment TGTATGTCTTTCCTTATTTTTTGCCCATGAACCAAATAGGTAGACATGCAGGGGTATATTCTTTGTGTATTCTAGTAGTGTATTTTTGACTCGGTTTAGAACTTCTTTTCGTTGCATGACATTTCACCTCGATTTCCTAGCAGGTGGAAAGGAATGGTATTTTTGTGCATTGTTATTATATCATAGTTACTTATTTGTTGAAAAGAACATAAGGGGACGGTTCTTTTGTGTCGTTCATGCTAAGCGTGTGAGGGGTGTTTTTCTTGAAAGTAAAAAAAGCCAAGCATGTAGGCTTGATAAGGCCGCGCTACTGAGCTTACCTAGTTGGCTGGTTATATATTACCCCCCGGCAGAACCTTGACAGGCGCTCAGGTTGCTCCTCAGCAGTGCCCTAAAATTCCGATATCGGAATCTTAGGGAATATTCCGACTTTTGATATATTCCGATGATTTTTCAAAACCTTTCCCTAACAAATAGACAACTTTTCCTACCGGGTCAAAATCACAAAAACGCATGGATAGCATTTCGCAGTCACGGGCAGCTGAGTCATACATTAACACCAGAAAGAACAAATCGCGAATCCCCATTTTCTTGGATGGGTCAGGTTGGCGAAGAACAGTAGTTATTGCATCCTTGGACATATACTCCAGCATGAAGGACTTGTTCACATCTTTTTGCATCGGAATACCTCGCAGATCTTCCAGATAAAAAACAAGCGTCGGTTCTATGCTAGCTACATAACGAAAAAATGCGCGGATGCGTGCCAACCTGTGATTTCGTGTAGACGGGGTCCATCCTTTTGTTTGCTGCATTTTATCCAGAAAGTTTATCACGTTTTCGCGGGAAAGATCCGCAAAGGTGAGGCTCTCAACACGCTTACCGGTTGCGTCACACACGAAGGAAAGCAGCATATTCCACACCTGTTTTGTGGCTAGGATTGTATGCGGGCTGCGCTGAGCCTGCTTAGTTAAGAAGATGGTAAAAAACTCTCGCAGATGTGAGAACAGGTTATCTTTAATCTTCTTCATAATCATAAGCCTCCGGTATGATACCATTTGAGCGAGTGAAGTCCATAAGAGCTAACCGCTCTGGCAGTAAATGAATGTAGTAGTATGTGGCAGAAAAGCTTTCGTGCCCCATATATGCACTGAGGTATGGGATCATCGCGTCTAAATCCCTTCCCTCTTCAATCCAGCGCATGAGTATTTGTGTAGCGAAATTGTGTCGGAGAGCATAGGGAGTACAGGAACCACGACTGGTTACATTCCCGCTCATCTCCCAACATATACGGAAAGCATCGCAGAGCCAGTCGGTTGTGTAGGCCTTTCCCAATTGAGTTTGAAAGAAATATGTTCTTTGGGGGGTAATTTTTTCCGCTATTTGGTTGTACCTCTTGCACATCTCCATAACGTCTGCGTTAGTAGGCAAGCACCGATCCTTGTGGCGCTTTCCATCGGCGATATAAATAGTATTATCAGTGAAGTTGAAATCCGTACACCGTAGACACCGCACCTCTTGTGGACGCATTCCGCATGCATACTGTAAACGGAAAATGACTGGCACTGTAAAATCATGCAGAACGTTTCTTTCACCGCTGGGGTAGCAATCCGTAGCCTCAAAAAAGTTCGTTAGTTCAACATGATTCATGATGATAGGTTGCTTGGCCTTTGGCATAGGAAAGAAAGATGATGGCATGACATATGCTTCTTTGCCTGCAAGGGAGATATAGCGAGCAAATCCGCGAAGCGCACTTGCTCTATTAAAGGCACCTTTACCATTGCCTTTGGCATCGTTGCACCAAGCGAACGCAATTTCTTTCGTAAGAATGGTTTCGTTTGGGAAATGATTCATACAAAACCGATCAAAGTTCGCAAAGAGCTTATTGTAATTTTTCACAGAATATCTCATTGTAGCTCTATGTTCCAGCATTTCTTGGATTTGCCCGGCAAATCCGCTTTTAAATTCATATGTCATAATAGACCAACTTTCTTGGTTCTGAACATGGATATGTCTAGACAGCATATGCGAAGGCCTTCTGTGTCTAAGGCAACATAACGTTTGGCGGAGTTTGGATTCGCATGCCCAAGCATCTCACCAACGGATCGAATGGGCACTCCAGCCCGAACCAGTCTTGTGCCAAAAGTTCTCCTTAATGCGTGGAATGACTTGCCATCCCAAGCTTCATGAGAAATGCCTGCTTTGCAAAGAGATCTAACCATAATGTCCCTACCTGCGGTATCACTTAACCTATCATAAGGCCTTCTATGACGGACAAATATGTATGGAGAATCCGTTTCGGGGCGACCGTTTAGAATATAGTCTGCTATAGCGTTGCCTACTCCCGACGATAATTCCGTTTGAATACCCACAACGGTTTTGCCTTGGACCACATCAATGACCTTGCGATTCCAATCGATGTCCGATCTCTTTAGGTCTAAAACGTCCACGCCTCGAAGCCCTGTCCAAAGTGCGAGCATTATGATAGCATAATCTCGTTTCCCGATAGGAGTAGTCCTGTCCACACTGTCAAGAATAGCATCCGCCTCTTTGTCGGAAAAGCAAGGTAGCAATTTTCGATACCTGGGTGCCGGGTTGATAAGATTCCATTCAGCGTTGATAGATGCAAGCCCGGTATCAGCTAGGTGTGAAAGAAATTTTCTTGTTGCACCCGTGAACTTTGACATACTGGCTTTGTTGTTTGGAGCTGCGTTCGCAATAAAATCCTTCACATTATTGGACCTTAATTTGTTGAAATTCTGCATGCCGTTTTGCTCAATGAAAACAAGAAACTGCCGTATAATGCCTATGTGCGTCCGAATAGTTCTAGGAGCTAAGGATTGAGAGAGGTGGGTGGAATAGTCAGCCAGAATCTCTTCAAAGTACTCGCACAGCTTTTGCTGTTTGAAATTCTTGTGCTCCCATACAAGCTCCCTGCCTTGCATGCAGTCTGTCAGTAGTGCAGCCGCTTTCCTGCGGTGTATCGCAGTAGATTTGCTAAACTCACCGTTCTTAGCCTTTGACATCTGTTCCTCTGCATAGGCATGCATTTCGTCATCAGAAAAGATTCTAATACAGTTGACCTCGCAGTAAGGAACAATGTTACTTAACAAATAAATCTTATACTGCCTAATGCTGCTACTACTGAGGGGGATATTTCTGAGAAATGCCAAAACACACTCAATTGCTTCCATGATCTTTTGCATAAAAAAACCTCCTTATTAGATTAGTCTTGGCTGATCGCCAGACATCTCTATTATAGAGGTGTAAACAAAAACAGTAGAATATAATATTCCGATTCTTTCAGCCAATAGGATAGTGACGGTGTTGCATATACAAAATACTAAGCATGTTTTGAAAAATCATCGGAATATATCAAAAGTCGGAATATGCCCTATCCTCCTGTCAAGTAAGAGCCAATAATAGCCCAAATTTTATGAAAAAAACTATTTACACAAAATAATTTACATTCCCCTCTCCCAGACCACCGTGCGAGTAATATGCAAAAAAAAATAGCCCTCTAGAAGATGAGAGCTATTTAATATACCGCTTTAGTTGTTCATAAAAATTTTCACGAGTACCGGCAAGAAGTAAAATGACTTTTTTACCATTGACTTCATTGATGGTGTAGGCAATTTCATAGTTTGTACCTTGATACCTTACATCGTAACCATAAATGCCAGCTAAATCGCCACGCTTTGGTTGACCAATATAGGGATCTTTACTTATTTCTTGTAAAGCTGCTTTATAAGTATCTTTAAGAGGTTTTTCTTTTAGTTTTTTAAAAAAGCGTGCGGCTGGGGAACTGAACTGTATCTCATACATATCTAGTTCTCCGGGCCAAAGATGTCTTCAAAGCTTTCGGATTCTTTTTCTCCAGCAGCTATAGCATCTGCATCCTCAAGCATATGAGTAACAGCTTTTTTGATATTTTTGCTTTGAGATTCAAATTTTTTTATTAATTCATTACCGGAGTAGCCTTGAGATATGAGGTCTTTGAGTATTTCAACAGAAAACTCACCAGAATTTCTATTTAGGGGTCTGATTACAATAGCACCGTCTTCAAGGGTACATTCGACTTCATTATCAAGACCAAGATGTTTATAGTATTTCAAAGGTATCGTAATCTGACGTTTCTTAGAAACACTGATTATTTTACGATCCATATTATCACGCTCCATAACAGTTGCATTCATAACTCTAACCTCCTTATAGTATATGCAAAATTTATATAATTAGTATAACAAAGAAACAAAGAAAAATCAATTAAAAAGAAAAAGAAAGGGTCAGGCTTGAATTATTCACTAATTAATGAAGGGACATGCGGACAGGTTGTTTTTTCTTAGTACGCTTAGTTCTTTTGATAGATTTAAGTACAAACCATATAATTGCAGTTGTTATAAGGGCAGCGACCGTGGCATTGATTAACGAGCCTACTATAAAGTCCAATGAAATAGACTTTACCTGAAACCAGGAAAAAAATGAAGCCGGCTGGTCAATCACTGTTTCCATGTTGCCCAAAGATTGTCCCAAAGAATGTTCTAATTGTGATTGGACTTCTGTATTAGTAGGGTTTGCTCCTATGACCATTGTTCCAGTTAAATAGTTTAGGGTGTAGAAAAAAGGGATAAAAATAGCAGTACTTATGTTGGTGGATACTGCCATAATGCTGCTAGACCGCATCAGTTTCGCAGTGACACCTGAAAGAACCACTCCTACACCAAGGGAGGGTATAAAGTTCCAGAAGATGCCGATAGCCATACCGACGGCAACGGCATATGGTTGGTTGGATGCTTTTTTTAACTTTTTCAGATAACTAAAAGGTAATTTCATGTCAACAACAAAACTCCATATGGTTGCATTTTTAATAAAAGTTTTCATATGAAATATGTCTAAAATTGTAATTCGCACTCTTCTCGTAAGTTTAGCACATAAAAGGACAATATTAAACTGATAATCGGTGGGTAGAAACATCACCAGATTTTCTTATCTAACAAGTGCATGTTCCAATATACAGGAAACTAGGACCCTAGTCCTATATAAAATAGGAAGCGTGGCATCTTTAAGATTTTTCGATATACTGGTAAGCTTATTTTGAAAAAGTAAAAAGATGTCATTGGAGGGAGTAAGATGAAAAAAATAGTTGCGATAATGGTAATGCTGCTGATGGTCTTAGCTCTTAGCACCACCGGCGTCCTTGCCGCTAAATCAGAAAATGGCCGGGATAAGTCTGCTAAGGATAAGCCACAAATTCAAGTTGAAGAACAGGAAGTTGATTTAGAGGTTGAAGCAGAAGAGGATGAAGAGCTGAAAGAGGATATTGAAGCAGAGGAAGAATTGGAAGCAGAACTGGAAGCAGAACTGGAGGAAGAGGAAAGTATCATAGAAGAAGTGTATGAAGAAGATGATGGTGAAGGTAACGGCTGGGCTAAAGGGCTCTGGAAACAGAATGAAGGGCTTCAGTCCAAGCTCGAAGAAAAGCAGGAAAAGATTGTAGAGAAAATGGAATGGTTTGAGGAAACAGGTAAAGGTGACCTTGAAGCGAAAAAGGCGGAGTTTGAACAGAGATTGCAGCAGCTTGAAGTTGATTACCAGGAGAAAGTGGAATTGCTGGCCGGGAAGTTGGCAGCAAGGGGTAATGTGATAGAATTTAGCGATGCTTTTCCTGTTATTAAGCAGGGTCGGACTTTAATTCCCGTCCGCGCGGTCATTGAAACTGTCGGTGCCGCCGTATATTGGGATGGCGAAAACAATCAGGTAACAATTCAGCGGGACGATATTACCTTGGTTTTGCAGCCGGGTGAAGCATCCTATACCGTAAACGGTGAGACAAAGACTTTTGACGTTCCCGCGGAAACCATTAATAACCGTACCTTTGTACCACTCAGGTATATAGCGGAGGAACTAGGTGAGGTAGTGGAATACGATGAAGAGACTGGTAATATTAATCTTGAGGAACCGGAAGAGGAAACCGGTGATCAAGTTTTAGATAACTAAAACCCACCCACCCAAAACTAAATAGATACAAGCCAAAAGCCCGGGATTTTTCAATTTCCCGGGCTTTTGGCATTATGCAAGACAAAACGGGCCTTTTTACCGGTGGTAACATGCTGCCACCTATAGTATAATTGAGTAAAATTAAGGTAATTGGGGTGACTTCATGAAGAGGTACGCAGGTATTATTAGTTTATTACTTATTTTAATGTTGGTTGGTACAACTGGCGCGTTGGCTGCCGGGGCTGCCGTTGCCCAGGGGGATGCGGATCAGCACGGCGCAAAGATTTCTCAGTCATTAACAGTATGGGAGGAGAGCACCAGTTCATCGGAGTTGGTACGTTATTTAGCACAAGGGTCCGGTCAGAGCCAAGCGCTGAAGAGTAACGGCACTCAGCAGAAAGAACCAGCGGCCTATGACGGTAAGCTGGTGTTTGCGGATAACAGATATTTAAACTGGGATATATTTGTGCTTGACGTTGCTACGGGCAAAGAAAGCTGGATTGGTAAGGGCCCGAAAGATCAGCTTAAGCCCGATATCTACAAAAATAATGTCGTATGGCAGGATAGGCGCGATGGCAACTGGGATATTTTCCTCTACAATCTAGATACCGGAAAGGAATTACCGGTTACCGGTAATGAGGATGACCAGATTAATCCTCAAATTTACGGTGACTACATCGTGTGGCAGGATGAGCGAGATGACAATTGGGATATTTACGGCTACGGAATTTCCACCGGTAAGGAATTTGTCATTGACAGTTCGCCTAAAAACCAGGTTAGCCCCAGAGTGGAAGGGGATTATGTGGTCTGGGCCGACGATCAGGCAGGAAATTGGGAGATATACCTTTATAACTTTAAATCCGCTAAGACTACTCGCATCACCAAGGCAGACGATGATCAGAGCAATCCCGTGGTTTCCGGCAGTGTAATTATCTGGCAGGATGACAGCAATGGCAACTGGGATTTATATGGCTATGACATCTATACCGATAAGAAATTTCCCGTGGCAGTGGAGCCGAAAAATCAGCTTCAGCCCGATATCTACGGTAATAAAGTAGTTTATACGGATGACAGCAATTATAACAATGATATTAAGATGCTAAAGCTTTCAACTAGTAACCCGGTAGACGACGTAAACGAAGAGCCATCGGAGCAAAAAAGCAGCGGGCTGACTGTTGAATTAAATGGTGGGGAACTTAGCTTATCCGTGCCGCCGGTGATGAATGCCGGTCGAGTGCTGGTTCCCCTAAGAGGGATTGCTGATGCCCTTGGACTTAGTACTCAGTGGCATAATGAAAGCCAATCTATTGCCATTACCGGTGATGGCACCAGTATAGCACTAGCCATCGGGAAGAAGGAAGTATCGGTTGGGCCGGATAACTTTACCTTGGACACGGTTCCTTTTCTCAATGCGGGCCATACCTATGTGCCGGTCCGCTTCGTTAGTGAAGCATTTGGTGCTTCTGTAGACTGGGATGATGCCGTCAGTACGGTGAAAATTTCTAAATAAGCAGGACTCAATGAACCCCGGATTCTGATGCCGGGGTTTTCTTGTGCGGCGGCAGTCGGATTTTATGGAACAACCCCCTCTAGGCCCGGCTAACCCCGAGCTTATTATTTTGAATCACCCGCGCAAAAAGAGGATATTTCCATCACACCGAGAATAGTCATAATAGTCAGATATACCATTTAAATAGGTACACACTGCCTATGCCGATGTTAAGTAAAGTTTTGCGTTTATCTTGTCTCCTAATTTTTAATCTGGGCGGTGTTTCTAATGTCCAACGACCCCAAAACATTACCAAATTCAAATACAGACAGACCTCTCCGCGGAACAATAGGCATAAAAGATGGAGTGGCCAGCGTTATCATGCCCGAACCCGATGCTGAACGGCCTAGCCTTACGCCCGGGGATAATGTCATTATTAACGTCAACAAACGAGAAATTACGGACAAGACCCCTATAAATGCTGAAGACGAAATTGAGATCAAGCCAGGGGAGAAGAAAGCATCGCTTGACTACACGGTTCAAGTGGATGCTGCCTTAATGCACGCACGTATGAGTGTCAACTATAAGTATGGTCAAAAGTTTAGCATCAATGACAGTAAACCCACTCAGGACCTGGTGGTTTCGGCGGAATTTAAAGAAGAAGTTTCGCCGCCGGCCTTGGACTATACTACCGTAATAATCGAGCTGGCTCAGAAGGGAATAACCCACTACATAAATGAAGGGAAAATTCGCACCCTGCTTACCTCCGGACAGAACTGCCAGAGGGAGTTAATAGCTGAAGGCGTATCGCCTAAGCCGCCGATGGACGAAAGTATCGAGTATGTCTTCCAAAATAAAGAGTTTGAAGAGGGGCGAAGACTGAGACGGATGGCAAAAATCCTTAGTGTAGAGGCCGGCGAAGTACTGGCAGTCAAACACCCTGGGATACCAGGCGAACCCGGAATAAACCTGAACGGCGCTCCGGTGGGGGTGCGTGACCCGAAGGCCATTAGCATTAAAACCGGAAAGGGAGTAACACTTTCGCCAGATGGCACAAAAGCTTATGCGGCTATAGACGGGCGCCCTGATGTAGTTAATGGCAAATTGAGTGTACTGCCCGTCTGCAATCATAAGGGTAATGTCAATCCGGAAACTGGGGATATTAGTTTTAAAGGTGATGTGATTGTGTCCGGCAATGTAGAGGATAATATGCTGATCAGCGCCACCGGCGAAGTCACGGTTACAGGATTTGTGGCCAACAGTACCATTAATTCAGGCGGAAGCATTACTGTTAATGGAAATATAGTCGGATGCAAATTGTTCGCCGGTAAAGTTTCCCTTATTTGCAGCAGTATATTAAATTATTTAACCAAGATGGAGCATCAAATTACCCTTATATTGAAATTTGTAGCCCAACTGCATTCACAGATGCAGGGGAAGATACCGTTAGACACAGCCGTTAGGGCCATTATTAAACAGAAGTACCCCAAATTATCTCAGGAGTGCGCAGCCTTCGCCGCTGATATTAGGGGAAAAGATGAATTTAAAATGATGGAAGGCCCGGTTGTGCAGGTCGTTAACCAATTGACCGAAGCATTTGACATCGTTAATAATGAGAAGATTTATACTGATGATATGTTTACCGAACTTCAAGAATCAATCACCAAAGCAAAAGATATACTGGATGCCATGAATCGCCCGGACGCAGCTTTGAATGGTAGATATGTCCAATCTTCTACATTGTTCGCCAGTGCCGATATTATTATTAACGGCGAAGGCTGTCACCAATCTATTCTCAATGCCGGAAGAAAAGTAGAAATCAAAGGTATTAAAGGTCTCTTCAAAGGCGGTGAGATTAACGCCGGCGGTAATATCTACATTAAAGAAGCAGGCTCCGAACTCGGAGTTGCTACTAAAATTGGGACTAAAGCCAAGCAGACAATTAAAATGGACATAGCTTGGCCCGGAGTTGAAGCCAGCACCGGGACCACCCGCAAAGTATTCTACCAAAAACAACACAAAATATTTTTATCTAATGGTGCCTGACACCAAATAAGTGACACCAAATGTGTCACTTATTCTAAAAAATTATGTGGCGGGAGGAAAGTGTGTTGCATAATAATTAAAGATATCAAAAGATATCAGAATATTATGAAATTGAAGGGGGAATTGAAATGATACTGTCCACACAGGAGCATATTACTGAGTATACTGACAAGGGATGGTGGGGGAAAAAGACTCTGATTGAATATTTCAAGGAGCATGTAGAACTGCAGCCGGAGCATACGGCGCTGGTGGACCCGCCGGATAGGCAGGAATTGACCGGTACTGCGCCGGAAAGATTGACCTATGCACAGCTTGACCGGGCGGTGGATGCTGTGGCCACGTCGCTGGCAGGGATGGGGATTGGCAAGGATGATATTGTCATGGTGCAACTGCCAAACACTTGGGAATTGGCTATGTTGTATCTGGCCATCTGCCGTACAGGAGCAATTATTTCTCCGGCCCCAATGCAGTGGCGTTTTAGGGAGTTACAATATATTGGCGACCTTACCCGTGCGAAAGCCCTGATTACGGTGACGGAGTTTAAAAACTTTGCCCATGGCACAATGGCCTACAAGCTTCAGGCCAATTCAAATAAGATGGAGCATGTGATTACTCTCGAGGATATCAGAAAGATGACCCGGGGCAATGGCGACAGTAGGCTGTTGGACAGCATCCCAATAGATGCTAACGATATTTTCACCATCTGCTGGACATCCGGCACTGAGGCAGAGTCGAAGGGTTGTCCCTTAAGCCACAATAACTGGTTATACCAGTGCAACGTCGGTATCGGCACTGCGGATATCCGTCCGGGGGATGTGCAGATGACGGCCGGGCCGCTGGTAAATATGGCTTCTCTGGGTACCACTTATATTCCATGGATTATTCTGGGCGGGACATTTGTGCTGCATCACCCGTTTAACCTGCCGGTTTTTATCCGCCAGATGATGGAGGAAAAGGTCAACTATACTTTATTGGTGCCTGCTGTGGCCAACATCATGGTGAAACATCCCCAATCAGATCAGTTTCGCTTTGAAAGTATTCGCTCCATAACGCTGGGTTCGGCGCCGCCGTCCTTGTTTACCATTCGTGAATTCAAAAAACGCTGGGGTATAGATATCGGTAATATCTGGGGCCAGAATGAAGGAACAGCTATTGTCTCCGGTGCCCGGGATGTTCCTGAAGTGGAGAAAAGAGTGGACCATCTGCCGCAGTTTGGCAAGGCCGGTGCCCAGTGGGCCAGTGATACATCCGGAATACACACTAAATTAGTGGATCCGGACACCGGCAGTGAGGTAACAGATATTGGAGGTGTGGGGGAGCTGGCCTATAAAGGCCCCAACGTCATTCCTGGTTATTTCCGCCGACCGGACTTGGATGCCAAGTCTTTTGACGAACAGGGGTATTTCTATACGGGAGATTTGTTTCAAATTAAAGAAGGTAATTATGTGAGTTTTTTTGACCGAAAAAAAGATATTATTATCCGGGGCGGTTACAACATCAGTGCCCAAGAGGTTGAGAATATACTGCTGTCCCATTCCAAAGTGGCAGAGGTGGCTGCGGTGGGTATGCCCGATGAGAAACTGGGCGAGCGTACCTGTATCTATGTGGTGCCTCGTCCCGGTGAGACCTTTGACCTACAGGAGCTGGTAGATTTTATGACGGAGCAGGGCTGTGCTGTTTACAAGCTGCCGGAACGGCTGGAGATTGTGGAAGAAATACCGCGTAACCCCGTAGGTAAGATTCTCAAATCCATCCTGCGCAGTGATTTGGAGAAAAAAATAAAGATGTCCAGCTAAGGCGCTGGAATAGGAAACGGCCCACCAGCACCCTGGAAATTATTAAAATAGGCAGGGCTCAATAAACCCCGGATTTTGGTGCCGGGGTTTTTCTTATATTTATCTCCACAAATTCCTATTGACACCCAAAATGTGGCTTAATATAATGTACATATGCCGACCGACTGGTCGGTTCTGAATTGTATACACAATTATAGTTTTTTTAATGGGGAGGAAAAAGAGAAATGTTACTTAGTAAGACTGTCAGAATGATTACTTACTTAACTTTGGTTGCCACATTACTGTTTGTATTAAGCGGTTGCGGAGCTCAACCGGTAGAGGCGCAAAAAGAACAGGTGGAAACCATTGCGGTTAGCGTAGTGAAAGCTGAAAAAGGTGATTTGCAAAAATTCAGTGAGCTAAGCGGTAAAGTTGAAGGCCAGTCCGAGGTTAATGTTATTCCTAAGATGGGCGGTAAAGTGGAAGAAGTAAAGGTGAAGGTAGGCGACCGGGTACAAAAAGGTGATGTAATGGTGCGTCTAGAAAGTGATGAGATTCGTGCTCGGTTAAATCAGGCCCAAGCCGGTTTGGCTGCCGCCCGGGCCAGTTTTACCAACGCTGAAAGCAACTATCAGCGTATGCAGGAATTATTTAAACAGGGAGCTATCTCTCAACAGCAACTTGATTCTGTGGAAATGCAATATGAAACGGCCAAATCCCAAGGCGTAAAGCAAGCTGAAGCACTAGTAGAACAGGCGCGAATTGCGTTAGATAGCGCTACCATTGAAGCTCCGATTGACGGTATTGTCGCTTTCCGTTACGTTGATCCGGGCCAAACTGCCGGACCGACATCGCCGGTAGTAACCGTAGTCAATATGGATACGGTGGTAGTAAGGGTGAATGTGCCGGAAACCGATATTAACACAGTTAAAATGGGCGATACGGTAAAGGTAACGGTGCCCGCAGCGGCAGCAGATGAAGCTTTCACCGGCGAGTTAACAATGGTAGCGCCGGCGGCGGACGCTCGTACCAAGGCGTATCCGATAGAAGTCGCCATTGATAATAAGGAGCATGTATTAAAGCCCGGCATGTTTGCTCAAGTGGCATTAGGTACCCGTTCGGTGGAAGATGCGCTTATTATTCCTCAAGAAGCTTTGGTTGATATTAACGGCATTAAAGTAGTTTATGTGGCTGTTGACGGTAAAGCGGTGCAACAAGATGTTAGTCTTGCTTTTACCACTGGTGAGCAAGCGGCTGTATTAACGGGTATTAATGCCGGCGACGCGGTGATTATTCAAGGTCAGCATCGGGTTGATGACGGATCACCGGTCACAGTTCAAGGTGGTGACAAGTAGTTTATGAAGCTATCCAATTTTGCGGTTAAACGCCCGGTCACCGTGGTGATGGCGGTGCTGATCGTTATGCTGCTGGGGGGGATATCCCTTACACGCATTGCGGTAGACCTTTATCCGGAGATAAAGCTGCCGGTGGGGGCTGTTTCCACTTCTTACAGCGGCGCCGGTCCTCAGGAAGTGGAGGAATTGGTCACCAAACCGCTGGAA is part of the Metallumcola ferriviriculae genome and harbors:
- a CDS encoding tyrosine-type recombinase/integrase — encoded protein: MKKIKDNLFSHLREFFTIFLTKQAQRSPHTILATKQVWNMLLSFVCDATGKRVESLTFADLSRENVINFLDKMQQTKGWTPSTRNHRLARIRAFFRYVASIEPTLVFYLEDLRGIPMQKDVNKSFMLEYMSKDAITTVLRQPDPSKKMGIRDLFFLVLMYDSAARDCEMLSMRFCDFDPVGKVVYLLGKGFEKSSEYIKSRNIP
- a CDS encoding tyrosine-type recombinase/integrase is translated as MTYEFKSGFAGQIQEMLEHRATMRYSVKNYNKLFANFDRFCMNHFPNETILTKEIAFAWCNDAKGNGKGAFNRASALRGFARYISLAGKEAYVMPSSFFPMPKAKQPIIMNHVELTNFFEATDCYPSGERNVLHDFTVPVIFRLQYACGMRPQEVRCLRCTDFNFTDNTIYIADGKRHKDRCLPTNADVMEMCKRYNQIAEKITPQRTYFFQTQLGKAYTTDWLCDAFRICWEMSGNVTSRGSCTPYALRHNFATQILMRWIEEGRDLDAMIPYLSAYMGHESFSATYYYIHLLPERLALMDFTRSNGIIPEAYDYEED
- a CDS encoding site-specific integrase; the encoded protein is MQKIMEAIECVLAFLRNIPLSSSSIRQYKIYLLSNIVPYCEVNCIRIFSDDEMHAYAEEQMSKAKNGEFSKSTAIHRRKAAALLTDCMQGRELVWEHKNFKQQKLCEYFEEILADYSTHLSQSLAPRTIRTHIGIIRQFLVFIEQNGMQNFNKLRSNNVKDFIANAAPNNKASMSKFTGATRKFLSHLADTGLASINAEWNLINPAPRYRKLLPCFSDKEADAILDSVDRTTPIGKRDYAIIMLALWTGLRGVDVLDLKRSDIDWNRKVIDVVQGKTVVGIQTELSSGVGNAIADYILNGRPETDSPYIFVRHRRPYDRLSDTAGRDIMVRSLCKAGISHEAWDGKSFHALRRTFGTRLVRAGVPIRSVGEMLGHANPNSAKRYVALDTEGLRICCLDISMFRTKKVGLL
- a CDS encoding type II toxin-antitoxin system RelE/ParE family toxin, whose translation is MYEIQFSSPAARFFKKLKEKPLKDTYKAALQEISKDPYIGQPKRGDLAGIYGYDVRYQGTNYEIAYTINEVNGKKVILLLAGTRENFYEQLKRYIK
- a CDS encoding AbrB/MazE/SpoVT family DNA-binding domain-containing protein, which codes for MNATVMERDNMDRKIISVSKKRQITIPLKYYKHLGLDNEVECTLEDGAIVIRPLNRNSGEFSVEILKDLISQGYSGNELIKKFESQSKNIKKAVTHMLEDADAIAAGEKESESFEDIFGPEN
- a CDS encoding DUF2062 domain-containing protein, with the translated sequence MKTFIKNATIWSFVVDMKLPFSYLKKLKKASNQPYAVAVGMAIGIFWNFIPSLGVGVVLSGVTAKLMRSSSIMAVSTNISTAIFIPFFYTLNYLTGTMVIGANPTNTEVQSQLEHSLGQSLGNMETVIDQPASFFSWFQVKSISLDFIVGSLINATVAALITTAIIWFVLKSIKRTKRTKKKQPVRMSLH
- a CDS encoding copper amine oxidase N-terminal domain-containing protein translates to MKKIVAIMVMLLMVLALSTTGVLAAKSENGRDKSAKDKPQIQVEEQEVDLEVEAEEDEELKEDIEAEEELEAELEAELEEEESIIEEVYEEDDGEGNGWAKGLWKQNEGLQSKLEEKQEKIVEKMEWFEETGKGDLEAKKAEFEQRLQQLEVDYQEKVELLAGKLAARGNVIEFSDAFPVIKQGRTLIPVRAVIETVGAAVYWDGENNQVTIQRDDITLVLQPGEASYTVNGETKTFDVPAETINNRTFVPLRYIAEELGEVVEYDEETGNINLEEPEEETGDQVLDN
- a CDS encoding stalk domain-containing protein — encoded protein: MKRYAGIISLLLILMLVGTTGALAAGAAVAQGDADQHGAKISQSLTVWEESTSSSELVRYLAQGSGQSQALKSNGTQQKEPAAYDGKLVFADNRYLNWDIFVLDVATGKESWIGKGPKDQLKPDIYKNNVVWQDRRDGNWDIFLYNLDTGKELPVTGNEDDQINPQIYGDYIVWQDERDDNWDIYGYGISTGKEFVIDSSPKNQVSPRVEGDYVVWADDQAGNWEIYLYNFKSAKTTRITKADDDQSNPVVSGSVIIWQDDSNGNWDLYGYDIYTDKKFPVAVEPKNQLQPDIYGNKVVYTDDSNYNNDIKMLKLSTSNPVDDVNEEPSEQKSSGLTVELNGGELSLSVPPVMNAGRVLVPLRGIADALGLSTQWHNESQSIAITGDGTSIALAIGKKEVSVGPDNFTLDTVPFLNAGHTYVPVRFVSEAFGASVDWDDAVSTVKISK